Proteins from a single region of Cytophagaceae bacterium:
- a CDS encoding DUF4982 domain-containing protein gives MKKTLAIILLFSGLVSAQERTLTILKNGWKFQKGAVVNAQTEKLDDSKWASVTVPHDWAIAGPFIPDGDGNTGKLPWKGEGWYRLKFNVPASETEKKYILLFDGVMAQPQVFVNGQKAGGWDYGYNSFYIDITSFLKKKGENLLSVHADTRQHDSRWYPGAGIYRKVTLIALNPVHTNIWGTQVQTAILKPHYADILVRSAIKNESLSDKKLKVIQKIYKDGKFTGVDFWVEMEIKAGQSKNAENTLTLPNPARWSLEHPELYEVETSIFEGNTLLDVTRTDFGIRDIRITPDNGLFLNDQRVQLKGVNLHADLGPLGMAFDEKVFKRQLLIMKNMGCNAIRTSHNVPAPELLELCDRMGFLVFNEAFDKYDAKADITDTTDFDAFAKRNIGNFVRRDRNHPSVFIWSVGNEMADQQLNLNGGFDKLQTMINYVKKYDPTRPITMACDIFPATKTRHFDFYDVHSWNYGRRYGLARQMEPNKSVIVSESASTISSRGYYEFPLPKDKTQVSSALQMSSYDFNAPYWAEISDDDFMWQQDEPYIAGEFVWTGIDYLGEPTPYTNDWTKENGLPVTASSRSSYFGIVDLCGMPKDRYFLYKSYWNTTDTTLHVLPHWNWPERLGQNVPVFVYTSGDCAELFVNGVSQGKKCKNPKSDNSVERFRLMWENVTYQPGELKVVAYKNGVRVAEKTIATTTAPVKVKITKDNTLKEKADYYFFELSVTDQAGRECPTAANVIKISLKGDATIAGIDNGNPQNFQSFRSESIPLFNGKAMVIIHSESGKFEISATSEELGEGSN, from the coding sequence ATGAAAAAAACACTCGCCATCATTCTACTGTTCTCTGGATTGGTTTCAGCTCAGGAACGCACCCTTACTATTCTAAAAAATGGTTGGAAATTCCAAAAAGGAGCCGTTGTCAATGCTCAAACCGAAAAACTCGACGATTCCAAATGGGCTTCAGTTACCGTGCCGCACGACTGGGCTATCGCTGGGCCGTTTATCCCAGACGGTGATGGAAACACGGGAAAACTTCCCTGGAAAGGAGAGGGTTGGTACAGACTGAAATTTAACGTGCCCGCATCCGAAACTGAGAAAAAATACATCCTGCTTTTTGATGGCGTTATGGCTCAGCCTCAGGTTTTTGTGAATGGACAAAAAGCAGGGGGTTGGGACTATGGATACAATTCATTTTATATAGATATTACCTCATTTTTAAAGAAAAAAGGCGAAAATCTGCTGTCAGTACACGCCGATACCCGCCAGCATGACAGCCGATGGTATCCGGGAGCGGGCATTTATCGCAAAGTAACTCTGATTGCCCTTAATCCTGTACATACCAATATCTGGGGTACGCAGGTCCAAACCGCCATTCTGAAGCCGCACTATGCCGATATATTGGTAAGATCAGCCATAAAAAACGAGTCGCTTTCAGATAAAAAATTGAAAGTCATTCAAAAAATCTACAAAGACGGAAAATTTACCGGGGTCGATTTCTGGGTTGAGATGGAAATAAAAGCAGGTCAGAGTAAAAATGCCGAAAATACACTTACCCTTCCCAATCCGGCAAGATGGTCACTGGAGCACCCCGAATTGTATGAAGTTGAGACTTCCATTTTCGAAGGCAACACACTTTTAGATGTAACCCGGACTGATTTCGGAATAAGAGATATCAGAATCACGCCTGATAACGGCCTGTTTCTCAACGACCAGCGGGTGCAGCTCAAAGGGGTTAACCTTCATGCCGACCTGGGACCATTGGGTATGGCTTTTGACGAAAAAGTTTTCAAACGTCAGCTTTTGATTATGAAAAACATGGGTTGCAATGCCATTCGTACCAGCCATAATGTACCCGCACCTGAGCTGTTGGAGCTTTGCGACCGCATGGGTTTTTTGGTTTTCAATGAGGCTTTTGACAAATACGACGCCAAGGCCGATATCACCGACACCACTGATTTTGATGCTTTCGCCAAACGCAATATTGGCAACTTTGTTCGCCGCGACCGCAACCACCCTTCGGTGTTTATCTGGAGCGTGGGTAATGAGATGGCCGATCAGCAACTCAACCTCAACGGAGGTTTTGACAAGTTGCAAACGATGATAAACTACGTTAAAAAATACGATCCCACCCGACCCATCACCATGGCTTGCGATATTTTTCCTGCGACCAAAACACGTCATTTTGACTTTTATGACGTTCACAGCTGGAATTACGGCAGGCGATATGGCCTTGCCCGGCAGATGGAACCTAACAAAAGCGTAATAGTAAGCGAGTCGGCTTCAACCATCAGCAGCAGAGGGTATTATGAATTCCCGCTTCCAAAAGATAAAACCCAGGTTTCCAGTGCCTTGCAGATGAGTTCTTATGACTTCAACGCCCCGTATTGGGCTGAGATTTCTGACGACGATTTTATGTGGCAGCAAGACGAACCCTACATCGCCGGCGAGTTTGTGTGGACTGGCATCGATTATCTGGGTGAGCCAACGCCCTATACCAACGACTGGACCAAAGAAAATGGCCTGCCGGTCACTGCATCTTCTCGTAGTTCCTATTTTGGTATTGTGGACTTGTGCGGCATGCCCAAAGACCGCTATTTTCTATACAAAAGCTACTGGAACACCACCGATACCACCCTGCATGTGTTGCCACACTGGAACTGGCCGGAGAGACTGGGCCAAAACGTGCCGGTATTTGTATATACTTCAGGTGACTGTGCCGAGTTGTTTGTCAATGGCGTATCGCAAGGCAAAAAATGCAAGAATCCTAAGTCCGACAATTCCGTGGAGCGGTTTAGGTTGATGTGGGAAAATGTGACCTACCAACCGGGCGAACTCAAAGTGGTAGCCTATAAAAATGGGGTGCGTGTGGCCGAAAAAACCATCGCCACCACCACTGCACCTGTAAAAGTGAAAATCACGAAAGACAACACCCTGAAAGAAAAAGCAGATTATTATTTCTTTGAGTTAAGCGTTACCGACCAGGCCGGTCGGGAGTGCCCGACAGCTGCCAATGTAATCAAAATCAGCCTGAAAGGTGACGCCACCATTGCAGGTATTGACAACGGGAATCCCCAGAATTTCCAGTCATTTCGCAGTGAAAGCATCCCACTTTTTAACGGCAAGGCAATGGTCATCATCCATTCCGAGTCTGGTAAATTTGAGATTTCTGCGACTTCGGAGGAGCTGGGGGAAGGGAGTAATTAA
- a CDS encoding DUF2384 domain-containing protein, translating into MLDKRQNDIIGKIPAIHDSTKFFLFVANSSQDSDYVSILNKLFTLNDNLLADWLNISSRTFRNYRKNPELSLKENTKEHILVLLSLYKHGIETFGNKDDFEKWLSLPNILLDSKPPVSFLDTIMGIKFIDNRLTAIEYGENA; encoded by the coding sequence ATGTTAGATAAACGACAAAACGATATTATTGGGAAGATTCCTGCTATACATGATTCAACCAAATTTTTTCTTTTTGTAGCAAATAGTTCTCAAGATTCAGATTATGTAAGTATTCTAAATAAGTTATTTACTTTAAATGATAACCTTTTGGCTGATTGGCTAAATATATCCTCAAGAACATTTAGAAATTACCGCAAAAATCCTGAGCTCTCCCTTAAAGAAAACACAAAAGAGCATATTTTGGTATTGCTATCCCTTTATAAGCACGGTATTGAGACTTTCGGAAATAAAGACGATTTTGAGAAATGGCTTTCTTTACCCAATATATTGCTCGACAGCAAACCACCTGTAAGTTTTTTGGATACTATCATGGGAATCAAATTCATAGATAACCGCCTCACAGCCATCGAATATGGGGAAAATGCATAA
- a CDS encoding RES family NAD+ phosphorylase — MIVFNIRKAKFARELSASGIENRWNKEDEFVIYTGSSVSLATLEMVAHRSAINTHSDYKLLNIKLEIDEKFDVTKVNPEDLHKNWRSINAYPLLQEIGSEWYRSKKSLILKVPSALVPREYNFLINTHHPDFEKKVTLLQSEDFEWDGRLL; from the coding sequence ATGATTGTTTTTAATATCAGAAAAGCAAAATTTGCAAGGGAGTTAAGTGCATCAGGGATAGAAAACCGATGGAATAAAGAAGATGAATTTGTAATATATACTGGAAGTTCTGTTTCACTTGCGACTCTGGAAATGGTGGCACACCGCAGTGCGATAAACACGCATAGTGACTATAAATTGCTCAATATCAAACTTGAAATAGATGAAAAGTTTGATGTTACTAAAGTCAATCCCGAAGATTTGCACAAAAACTGGAGATCGATAAATGCATATCCCTTACTACAAGAAATAGGCTCAGAATGGTACCGAAGTAAAAAAAGCCTTATTCTAAAAGTCCCTTCAGCACTAGTGCCTAGGGAGTATAATTTCCTGATTAATACCCACCACCCGGATTTCGAAAAGAAAGTGACCCTCCTGCAGTCCGAAGATTTTGAATGGGATGGGAGATTGCTTTGA
- a CDS encoding S9 family peptidase: MKKLLIILILYFVCEISFAQPTHWANDGKSYFELKSGALVKTNLETKASETIIDANKLAFNGQPLDIDNFKFTPDEKKLVIFANTSRVWRYNTKGDYYVYDLPAQKLQRIGATMPASTTMFAKISPDGSKAAYVSNRNIYVEDLKTGTIKALTKTDGNPKLINGTFDWAYEEEFGIYDGFRWSPDSKQIAYWQLDASGIKYFNMINNTDDIYAKVIPLEYPKVGQDPSSCRIGVVDVKTAKTKWMDVPGDSKQHYIPRMEWVEAGKIMVQQLDRKQQVSKLFYADSKTGSATKIYEESDPNAWVDVRITWHEDQPAGWEWIKGGNEFLWVTEKDGWNHVYKISKDGKNETLVTKGNYDVVDPLGYDQEADLLYYTASPSDSRQLYLYKISVKTPGEAVRISPMNQEGSHSYTLSDNFKYAQHRFSNYYTPNSTEWITLPDHKPLDPSKGVDTKIDPAKKAASNVKMVEVVTVSGIPMEGWMALPKNFDPNKKYATVFMVYGEPAAMTSKDNWSAGKNSLYMGNMAEDGYIYVSIDGRGSPAPKGAAWRKAIYRNIGIVNIKDQAEGAQALFAKYPFIDQERIAVHGWSGGGSSTLNLLFKYPKVYQTGIAVAAVGNQLTYDNIYQERYMGVPPGDLTGFVEGSPVTHAKNLEGNLLYIHGTGDDNVHYQNAEMLVNELIKYNKQFQFMPYPNRSHGIFEGEGTRRHLNTLFTKYLKEHCPPGGR, from the coding sequence ATGAAAAAACTTCTCATCATTCTTATCCTGTATTTTGTTTGTGAAATTTCTTTTGCACAACCTACACACTGGGCCAATGACGGCAAAAGTTATTTTGAACTAAAAAGTGGGGCGTTGGTAAAAACGAATCTTGAAACCAAAGCTTCAGAAACAATTATTGATGCCAATAAACTCGCATTCAATGGCCAACCTTTGGATATTGATAATTTTAAATTTACTCCCGACGAAAAGAAACTTGTGATTTTTGCCAATACCAGCAGAGTTTGGCGATACAATACCAAAGGCGACTACTATGTGTATGACCTTCCGGCACAAAAACTTCAAAGAATCGGAGCAACAATGCCGGCATCAACCACGATGTTTGCCAAAATATCACCCGATGGCAGCAAAGCAGCCTATGTGAGCAACCGTAATATCTATGTGGAGGATCTGAAAACGGGTACAATAAAAGCTTTGACCAAGACCGACGGCAACCCAAAACTCATTAACGGCACCTTTGACTGGGCTTATGAAGAGGAATTTGGCATTTACGATGGTTTCCGTTGGTCGCCGGACAGCAAACAGATAGCTTATTGGCAATTGGACGCTTCGGGAATCAAGTATTTCAATATGATCAACAATACTGACGACATTTATGCTAAAGTGATTCCTTTGGAATATCCTAAAGTAGGTCAGGATCCTTCATCTTGCAGAATTGGAGTGGTGGATGTAAAAACCGCCAAAACCAAGTGGATGGATGTGCCGGGAGATAGCAAGCAACATTACATTCCTCGTATGGAATGGGTAGAAGCGGGTAAAATCATGGTGCAACAACTTGACCGCAAACAGCAGGTTTCAAAATTATTTTATGCTGACAGTAAAACCGGATCAGCGACTAAAATATATGAAGAATCAGACCCCAATGCATGGGTCGATGTACGCATCACCTGGCATGAAGATCAGCCTGCCGGCTGGGAATGGATTAAAGGTGGCAATGAGTTTTTGTGGGTAACCGAAAAAGACGGCTGGAATCATGTATACAAAATCTCAAAAGATGGTAAAAACGAGACTTTGGTGACCAAAGGAAACTATGACGTGGTTGACCCCCTAGGATATGACCAGGAGGCCGATTTGCTTTACTATACAGCTTCGCCCTCAGATAGCCGCCAGCTTTATCTTTATAAAATATCGGTAAAAACCCCCGGAGAAGCCGTGAGAATATCGCCAATGAATCAGGAGGGATCACATAGCTATACACTTTCCGACAATTTCAAATATGCCCAGCATCGGTTCAGCAATTATTATACACCAAACAGTACCGAGTGGATTACCTTGCCTGACCATAAGCCTCTCGACCCTTCAAAAGGGGTGGATACCAAAATTGACCCTGCTAAAAAAGCAGCTTCGAATGTAAAAATGGTGGAAGTGGTAACAGTCAGCGGTATCCCGATGGAAGGCTGGATGGCATTGCCCAAAAACTTTGATCCTAATAAAAAATACGCCACCGTATTTATGGTTTATGGTGAGCCTGCAGCTATGACCTCGAAAGACAATTGGTCAGCAGGGAAAAATAGCCTCTATATGGGCAATATGGCAGAAGATGGTTATATCTATGTCTCTATTGATGGCCGTGGCTCACCAGCACCTAAAGGAGCCGCATGGCGGAAAGCCATCTATCGCAATATCGGAATCGTCAATATCAAAGATCAGGCGGAAGGGGCTCAGGCTTTGTTTGCCAAATACCCTTTCATCGATCAGGAACGCATAGCTGTACATGGCTGGAGCGGTGGAGGTAGCTCTACACTCAATCTGCTTTTTAAATATCCCAAAGTTTATCAAACAGGCATAGCGGTAGCAGCAGTGGGCAACCAGCTGACCTATGACAATATCTATCAGGAACGCTACATGGGAGTGCCTCCCGGCGACCTGACCGGATTTGTGGAAGGCTCACCAGTGACTCACGCCAAAAATCTTGAAGGTAACCTGCTGTATATCCATGGTACCGGTGACGACAATGTACACTACCAGAACGCCGAAATGCTTGTCAATGAGTTGATTAAATACAACAAGCAGTTTCAGTTTATGCCTTATCCTAACCGTAGCCACGGAATTTTTGAAGGCGAAGGCACCCGCAGGCATCTCAATACGCTTTTCACAAAATATCTGAAAGAACATTGCCCGCCGGGGGGGAGGTGA
- a CDS encoding DUF4180 domain-containing protein — protein sequence MEIIEQIEGEIRVAKIKSEAILINNLDDATQLLGDFYYQGFDKIILEEQNICHDFFDLKTKLAGEILQKFSNFKMKLVIVGDWQKYESKSLQDFTFESNKGTLINFVEKK from the coding sequence ATGGAAATAATCGAACAAATAGAGGGCGAAATAAGAGTGGCAAAAATAAAATCTGAAGCTATTTTGATTAATAATCTCGACGATGCCACGCAGTTATTAGGGGACTTTTATTACCAGGGTTTTGACAAAATCATTTTGGAGGAACAGAATATATGCCACGATTTTTTTGATTTGAAAACAAAATTGGCCGGTGAAATTTTACAGAAATTCAGCAATTTCAAAATGAAACTCGTTATAGTGGGTGATTGGCAAAAATATGAAAGTAAAAGTCTGCAAGATTTTACTTTTGAGAGCAATAAAGGCACTTTGATTAATTTTGTTGAAAAAAAATAG
- a CDS encoding carbon-nitrogen hydrolase family protein, translated as MMTKVAAAAYPIAYHTSWEAWQEYVEGWVKRAASKKADWLVFPEYGSIELVSLLPKAIQSDAYRQIREMQILVEGFQNWYTELAKKYDVLIVAPSFPLEVSSKIINRAWVFTPKGLAGYQDKFFMTPFEKNEWSVSSSEKILTVFETEKGSFGIQICYDGEFAVGSYHLAQNGAQLILHPSCTETIRGATRVHVGARARALENQCYTLVSQTTGEALWTPAADYNYGYCGAYSTPDLGLPEEGIFSVSEHQKPLWHFQEFDFSLLEKVREEGGVLNYEDHKTLDYNLKNEEILIRKVKC; from the coding sequence ATTATGACAAAAGTAGCAGCGGCGGCTTACCCAATTGCCTATCATACCTCATGGGAAGCCTGGCAGGAATATGTGGAAGGTTGGGTGAAAAGGGCGGCCTCTAAAAAAGCCGACTGGCTGGTCTTTCCCGAATATGGGTCCATAGAGTTGGTGAGTTTGCTCCCAAAAGCAATACAGAGCGATGCCTACCGGCAGATTAGAGAAATGCAGATTTTAGTGGAGGGTTTTCAGAATTGGTACACCGAATTGGCCAAGAAATACGATGTTTTGATAGTTGCTCCGAGTTTTCCGCTGGAGGTTTCAAGCAAGATTATCAACAGGGCATGGGTCTTTACCCCAAAAGGTTTGGCGGGATACCAGGATAAATTTTTTATGACGCCTTTTGAAAAAAATGAATGGAGCGTGAGCTCCTCAGAGAAAATTCTTACAGTTTTTGAAACTGAAAAGGGGAGTTTCGGGATTCAGATTTGTTACGATGGTGAGTTTGCTGTCGGATCATATCATCTGGCACAAAATGGGGCTCAACTAATACTGCATCCCAGCTGCACCGAAACCATCCGAGGAGCCACCCGTGTACATGTAGGGGCACGAGCACGGGCATTGGAAAATCAATGTTACACCTTGGTTTCACAGACGACCGGTGAGGCACTTTGGACTCCTGCCGCCGATTATAACTATGGCTATTGTGGGGCCTATTCTACGCCCGATTTGGGTTTACCCGAGGAAGGTATCTTTTCTGTTTCAGAACATCAAAAACCGCTTTGGCACTTCCAGGAGTTTGATTTTTCACTGCTGGAAAAAGTAAGAGAAGAAGGAGGGGTACTGAATTATGAGGACCATAAAACGCTGGATTATAATTTAAAAAATGAAGAAATCTTGATTAGAAAGGTCAAATGCTGA
- a CDS encoding GNAT family N-acetyltransferase: MIFKTFIGKEIESVIEELGRLRIAVFRAFPYLYEGSLEYEKEYLKVYTASEKSFLFSVWEDGKMVGATTCIPLMDESEEVHEAFDIAGLNKENIFYFGESILLPQYRGRGLGKRFFEEREAHARSFNTFEFTCFCGVVRPENHPLRPKDYVPLDEFWKERGYEKQENLKSWFEWQDIDEQVSSPKTMVYWMKKL, translated from the coding sequence ATGATTTTTAAAACATTCATAGGAAAAGAAATCGAAAGTGTGATAGAGGAGCTTGGGAGGCTTCGGATAGCGGTGTTTCGGGCGTTTCCGTATTTGTATGAAGGCAGCCTGGAGTATGAAAAGGAATATCTGAAAGTATATACGGCCTCGGAAAAATCGTTTTTGTTTTCGGTGTGGGAGGATGGCAAAATGGTGGGGGCTACAACCTGTATTCCCTTGATGGATGAGAGTGAAGAAGTACATGAGGCTTTTGATATAGCCGGCTTGAACAAGGAAAATATTTTTTATTTTGGTGAAAGCATTTTATTGCCCCAATACCGGGGAAGAGGGCTTGGGAAGCGATTTTTTGAGGAAAGAGAGGCTCATGCCCGTTCTTTTAATACATTTGAGTTTACATGTTTTTGCGGCGTCGTTAGGCCTGAGAATCACCCTTTAAGACCAAAAGATTATGTGCCATTGGATGAATTTTGGAAGGAGAGAGGCTATGAAAAGCAGGAAAATTTGAAGAGTTGGTTTGAGTGGCAAGACATCGACGAGCAGGTTTCCAGCCCCAAGACGATGGTATATTGGATGAAAAAATTATGA
- a CDS encoding nuclear transport factor 2 family protein: protein MTSVEIVKAYYQNFNDKNWQGMLDLLSEDIRHDANQGDSRVGKELFREFLAHMDRCYDETLTEMVFFAEPTDQRVAVEFVVNGTYKSSDEGLPEATGQKYVLPAGAFLDVKDGKISRVTTYYNLPLWEKMVLG, encoded by the coding sequence ATGACTTCAGTAGAAATCGTAAAAGCGTATTATCAGAATTTTAATGACAAAAACTGGCAGGGCATGCTTGACTTGCTGAGTGAGGATATCCGGCATGATGCCAATCAGGGCGACAGCAGAGTGGGGAAGGAGCTTTTCAGGGAGTTTTTGGCCCACATGGATCGTTGCTATGATGAGACACTGACTGAAATGGTGTTTTTTGCTGAACCTACTGACCAAAGAGTGGCTGTAGAGTTTGTAGTCAATGGCACTTATAAAAGTTCCGACGAAGGCCTGCCTGAGGCTACCGGTCAAAAATATGTACTTCCGGCGGGGGCTTTCCTGGATGTGAAAGATGGAAAAATCAGCAGGGTGACGACCTACTACAATTTGCCGCTGTGGGAGAAGATGGTGTTGGGGTAA
- a CDS encoding DUF262 domain-containing protein, protein MGTGHLLDTKTVSFNDILGNGKIYKVPQFQRDYSWELDNWEDLWNDIEIAEKNNSPHYMGSVVLQSSNGKEFSIIDGQQRFTTLSLLTLAVIDAISKIAENGKNNVDENFERKEILMRQYIGQKDPSSLTYSSKLFLNENNDGFFQTRLIAFKEPINVKKLSDSEKLLWEGYLFFQEKIKNKFKDEDGSKLASFINNIAGELMMFIQITVKDELNAYTVFETLNSRGVELTSTDLLKNYLFSLVAKSNSDLKQIKHQWKKIIDTIGLKEFPNFLRYFLLGTRKQITKEYLFKEIKSFVRSGEDVFKLLEELESNAYYYVALSSPDDELWSLDKENKSNITILKAFKVTQWKPLLMVALKKFDESSVKRLINSIVTISFRYSVISKLQTNEMEKVYSKASINLYFSENPNLKSVLNDLKAIYVDDENFRYNFSFKQFITNNSTEKKILRYILYKLESQISGGHNFDFELDNGTIEHILPESYSEAWQEEFSEDEFYKNVYLLGNLTLLEMSKNNKDASDKGFEEKKEVFSSSKYQITNTIDYNSWNPKSVKARQEHLSKIATGIWKIQF, encoded by the coding sequence ATGGGAACAGGACATTTATTAGATACTAAAACCGTATCCTTCAATGACATTTTAGGAAATGGTAAAATTTATAAAGTTCCTCAATTTCAAAGAGATTATTCTTGGGAATTAGACAATTGGGAAGATTTATGGAATGATATTGAAATCGCTGAAAAGAACAATAGCCCGCACTACATGGGATCAGTTGTGCTTCAGAGTTCAAATGGGAAAGAATTTTCTATAATAGATGGGCAACAAAGATTTACCACTTTGTCCTTATTAACATTAGCCGTAATCGATGCCATAAGTAAAATTGCGGAAAACGGAAAAAATAATGTTGACGAAAATTTTGAAAGAAAGGAAATTCTAATGCGTCAATATATTGGACAAAAGGATCCGAGTTCTTTAACATATTCAAGTAAATTGTTTTTAAATGAAAATAATGATGGTTTTTTCCAGACAAGATTAATTGCATTCAAAGAGCCTATAAATGTAAAAAAATTGTCAGACTCTGAAAAACTACTTTGGGAAGGTTATTTATTTTTTCAAGAAAAAATTAAGAATAAATTTAAAGATGAAGATGGGTCGAAATTGGCGTCCTTTATCAATAATATCGCTGGTGAATTGATGATGTTTATCCAAATCACAGTAAAGGATGAATTAAATGCATATACTGTCTTCGAAACTTTAAATTCTCGTGGAGTGGAACTTACTTCAACAGATTTATTGAAAAATTATCTTTTTTCATTAGTTGCGAAAAGTAACTCAGATTTAAAACAAATAAAGCATCAATGGAAAAAAATAATTGACACAATTGGATTAAAAGAATTCCCCAATTTTCTAAGGTATTTTCTTTTAGGAACTAGAAAACAAATTACAAAAGAATATTTATTTAAAGAAATAAAAAGTTTTGTAAGAAGTGGAGAGGATGTGTTCAAATTATTGGAAGAGCTTGAGTCTAATGCGTATTATTATGTTGCCCTTAGTTCTCCAGATGACGAATTATGGAGTTTGGATAAAGAAAACAAAAGTAATATAACTATCCTTAAGGCTTTTAAAGTTACACAATGGAAGCCTCTTTTGATGGTTGCTCTGAAAAAATTTGACGAATCATCAGTAAAGCGACTCATTAATTCAATTGTAACAATTTCATTTAGATATAGTGTAATATCAAAATTGCAAACGAATGAAATGGAAAAAGTTTATAGTAAAGCCTCGATAAATCTTTACTTTTCCGAAAATCCAAATTTGAAAAGTGTTCTGAATGATTTGAAAGCAATTTATGTAGATGATGAAAATTTTAGATATAATTTTTCATTTAAACAGTTTATTACAAATAACTCAACTGAAAAAAAAATCTTAAGATACATCTTATATAAACTTGAAAGTCAAATTTCGGGAGGGCATAACTTTGATTTTGAATTGGATAATGGTACAATTGAGCATATTCTTCCAGAAAGTTATTCAGAAGCATGGCAAGAAGAATTTAGCGAAGATGAATTTTATAAAAATGTTTACCTTTTAGGAAATTTGACGTTATTAGAAATGTCAAAAAACAATAAAGACGCTTCAGATAAAGGATTTGAAGAAAAAAAGGAAGTGTTTTCTTCAAGTAAATATCAGATTACTAATACTATTGATTATAATTCATGGAATCCCAAGAGTGTAAAAGCAAGGCAAGAACATTTAAGCAAAATAGCTACTGGGATTTGGAAAATTCAATTTTAA